One Mycobacteroides abscessus ATCC 19977 genomic window carries:
- the mftB gene encoding mycofactocin biosynthesis chaperone MftB (MftB, a small protein, is a peptide chaperone that assists the radical SAM enzyme MftC in performing two modifications to the C-terminal Val-Tyr dipeptide of the mycofactocin precursor peptide, MftA. MftB's role is analogous to the role of PqqD in the biosynthesis of PQQ, a cofactor that derives entirely from a Tyr and a Glu in the precursor PqqA.), whose protein sequence is MSAMIDEAPTGFDWTRPWQLHSQVSLRPEPFGALLYHFGTRKLSFLKNRTLLQIVQSLAEHRSAESAWLAAGVADGQVSAYQQALTVLADSQMIVTREDAS, encoded by the coding sequence ATGAGCGCCATGATCGACGAGGCGCCCACCGGTTTCGACTGGACTCGGCCCTGGCAGTTGCATTCCCAGGTATCGCTGCGCCCGGAACCGTTTGGGGCGCTGCTCTATCACTTCGGGACTCGCAAGCTCTCCTTTCTGAAGAACCGCACTCTGCTGCAGATCGTGCAGTCCCTCGCTGAGCACCGCAGTGCCGAGAGCGCCTGGCTGGCCGCCGGTGTCGCCGACGGCCAGGTCAGCGCCTACCAACAGGCCCTGACGGTGCTGGCGGATTCCCAGATGATCGTGACCCGAGAGGACGCCTCATGA
- the mftA gene encoding mycofactocin precursor MftA (Mycofactocin is a small molecule electron carrier derived from the final two amino acids, Val-Tyr, of MftA, the mycofactocin precursor. It plays a role in redox homeostasis and the metabolism of alcohols and aldehydes in Actinobacteria, including Mycobacterium tuberculosis.), producing MAEPTTVAGQHNDTELVQESLVEEVSIDGMCGVY from the coding sequence ATGGCCGAGCCCACCACTGTCGCCGGACAGCACAACGACACCGAATTGGTGCAGGAATCACTGGTTGAAGAGGTGTCGATCGACGGAATGTGCGGCGTCTACTGA
- the mftR gene encoding mycofactocin system transcriptional regulator (MftR, the mycofactocin system transcriptional regulator, is an uncharacterized TetR family DNA-binding transcription factor. Its role is inferred by context. It occurs as part of the biosynthesis locus for mycofactocin, a partially characterized electron carrier derived from the terminal Val-Tyr dipeptide of the precursor peptide MftA, through a radical SAM enzyme-mediated process.), with protein MNAQPARVGRRPSTTRDEITAVAMTLFAQHGFDEVSVDDIAAAAGIARRTVFRYYSSKNAIVWGDFDSHLGVMRALLDETADTVDTSTALRQAVLTFNDFPVDETPRHRMRMRMILEVPALQAYSMLMYTGWRDVIAQFVARRSGTDPGSLLPQTVAWTLLGVALAAYEQWLADESSKLTTLLGKGFDAAEVGLRALR; from the coding sequence ATGAACGCGCAGCCGGCGCGCGTAGGACGACGCCCTTCGACGACCCGCGATGAGATCACCGCGGTGGCTATGACGCTGTTCGCGCAGCATGGCTTCGACGAGGTGAGCGTCGACGATATCGCCGCGGCGGCCGGAATCGCCCGGCGTACGGTATTTCGGTATTACAGCTCGAAGAACGCAATCGTGTGGGGAGACTTCGACTCTCACCTCGGGGTGATGCGCGCACTCTTGGATGAGACAGCGGACACGGTGGACACCAGTACCGCGTTGCGTCAAGCCGTGTTGACGTTCAACGACTTTCCGGTCGATGAGACTCCACGACACCGCATGCGGATGCGGATGATCCTGGAAGTCCCGGCATTACAGGCATATTCGATGCTGATGTACACCGGATGGCGCGATGTGATCGCACAATTCGTGGCCCGACGCAGCGGTACAGATCCCGGCTCGCTGCTGCCGCAGACCGTGGCCTGGACCCTGCTGGGCGTGGCGCTCGCGGCGTATGAACAATGGCTCGCCGACGAGTCCTCGAAGCTCACCACGCTGCTCGGCAAGGGCTTCGATGCCGCCGAGGTGGGGCTGCGCGCCCTGCGCTAA
- a CDS encoding NAD(P)/FAD-dependent oxidoreductase, protein MLIIGGGLGAVRTAEQLRRAEFTGPITIVSSETHLPYDRPPLSKDVLRDAEKTIDAVVLKPREFYDEKQIELRLGSEVTALDPVARTVTLSDGGTLEYGEVIIATGLVPRRIPTFPDLAGVHVLRTADDSFALRGDAENARRAVVVGAGFIGCEVAATLRANGVEVVLVEPQPAPLLAAIGQQLGDLVARLHRNEGVDVRVGVGVDAVEGQDRVQSVTLSDGTRLDTDLVVLGIGSRPAIDWLDGSGVAVDNGVVCDAVGATGTPHVWALGDVAAWAGADGRPNRVEHWSNVADQVRALVPALLGQETSANTVAVPYFWSDQYDVKIQSLGHLGSSDTVHLISDDGRKFLAYLERDGVLTGVVGCGMAGPVMKMRAKIAAGTPIAEVLAGS, encoded by the coding sequence GTGCTGATCATCGGTGGTGGGCTGGGCGCGGTACGAACCGCCGAACAGTTGCGCCGTGCGGAGTTCACCGGGCCAATCACCATCGTCAGTAGTGAGACCCATCTGCCGTACGACCGGCCGCCGCTCTCCAAGGATGTCCTGCGTGACGCGGAGAAGACGATCGACGCTGTGGTGCTCAAACCGCGAGAGTTTTACGACGAGAAGCAGATTGAGTTGCGTCTCGGCTCCGAGGTCACCGCGCTGGACCCGGTGGCCCGCACGGTCACCCTGAGTGACGGCGGCACCTTGGAGTACGGAGAGGTGATCATCGCGACCGGTTTGGTGCCCCGTCGCATTCCTACTTTCCCAGACTTGGCTGGTGTTCATGTACTGCGCACGGCCGACGACAGCTTCGCGCTGCGTGGCGACGCCGAGAACGCGCGGCGGGCGGTCGTCGTCGGGGCAGGTTTCATCGGCTGCGAGGTGGCGGCCACCCTGCGGGCCAACGGAGTTGAGGTGGTCCTGGTGGAGCCGCAGCCGGCGCCGCTGTTGGCGGCTATCGGCCAGCAGCTCGGGGATCTGGTGGCCCGGCTGCACCGCAACGAGGGTGTGGACGTTCGGGTGGGCGTCGGCGTGGACGCCGTGGAAGGACAGGACCGGGTCCAGTCCGTCACCTTGTCGGATGGGACGCGCCTGGACACCGACCTAGTCGTCCTGGGTATCGGGAGCCGCCCCGCGATCGATTGGCTGGACGGGTCTGGCGTGGCGGTGGACAACGGCGTGGTGTGTGACGCGGTGGGCGCCACCGGTACTCCGCATGTGTGGGCGCTGGGTGATGTCGCCGCCTGGGCGGGCGCCGACGGGCGGCCGAACCGGGTGGAGCACTGGAGCAATGTCGCCGATCAGGTGCGTGCGCTGGTTCCGGCCCTGCTGGGGCAAGAAACGTCTGCCAATACGGTTGCAGTGCCCTATTTTTGGAGTGACCAGTACGACGTCAAGATTCAGTCGCTCGGGCACCTCGGAAGCTCCGACACCGTGCACCTGATCTCCGATGACGGCCGGAAGTTCCTGGCCTATTTGGAACGCGACGGCGTGCTGACCGGGGTCGTGGGCTGCGGCATGGCAGGCCCGGTGATGAAGATGCGGGCCAAGATCGCGGCCGGAACACCGATCGCCGAGGTACTCGCGGGGTCTTAG
- a CDS encoding Lrp/AsnC family transcriptional regulator translates to MAELDATDERIVTLLMRNARATFAEIGEEVNLSAPAVKRRVDRLVGTGVIKGFTTVVDRAAVGWNTEAYVQVYCQGTITPEALRRAWIDIPEVVSAATVTGTSDAMLRVLARDIQHLERALERIRASGDIDRTESIVVLSNLVDRAQVQG, encoded by the coding sequence ATGGCAGAGCTGGACGCCACCGACGAGCGGATCGTGACCCTGTTGATGCGCAACGCCCGGGCGACATTCGCCGAAATAGGGGAGGAGGTCAACCTTTCGGCTCCCGCGGTCAAACGACGGGTTGACCGGCTGGTCGGGACGGGAGTCATCAAGGGCTTCACCACCGTGGTGGACCGCGCGGCTGTCGGCTGGAACACCGAGGCCTATGTCCAGGTCTACTGCCAGGGCACTATCACTCCGGAAGCCTTGCGGCGCGCGTGGATCGATATTCCAGAGGTGGTGAGCGCGGCGACGGTGACCGGAACCTCGGACGCGATGCTCAGGGTCTTGGCACGCGATATCCAGCACCTGGAACGGGCACTGGAACGCATCCGCGCCAGCGGGGATATCGACCGCACCGAGAGCATCGTGGTGCTTTCCAACCTGGTGGACCGGGCGCAGGTGCAGGGGTGA
- the ddaH gene encoding dimethylargininase — MTAVHQGGHPADSPIQQPDRTPTTRHYVMVPPTHYAVEYAINPWMDTSNPVDATLATAQWDALRATYERLGHRVDILPPVAGLPDMVYAANGGIVLRGNAVVARFTHAERAGESDAHAAWMRQHGLRPMHSRYTNEGQGDFLLAGDIMLAGTGFRTDVRSHTEIARMLDIPVVTLELVDPRFYHLDTALAVLDPQTVAYYPPAFSEASRARLRCMYPNAIIASSTDAYVLGMNAVSDGRHVMLPAAATGFAEQLRDSGFEPIGIDLSELLKGGGSVKCCTLELHS; from the coding sequence ATGACCGCTGTGCACCAGGGTGGACACCCGGCCGATTCCCCGATCCAACAACCAGACAGAACGCCGACGACGCGTCACTACGTGATGGTGCCGCCGACGCACTACGCCGTCGAATACGCGATCAATCCCTGGATGGACACCTCCAATCCGGTGGATGCGACGCTCGCCACCGCCCAGTGGGATGCGTTGCGCGCCACCTATGAACGACTGGGCCACAGGGTGGACATCTTGCCTCCTGTCGCGGGCTTACCCGACATGGTGTACGCGGCCAACGGCGGAATCGTGTTGCGTGGCAACGCCGTTGTCGCCCGGTTCACCCACGCCGAACGCGCCGGGGAATCCGATGCCCACGCCGCCTGGATGCGTCAGCATGGGTTGCGCCCCATGCACTCGCGCTACACCAATGAGGGACAGGGCGACTTCCTGCTGGCAGGCGACATCATGTTGGCAGGCACAGGCTTTCGAACCGACGTCAGATCGCATACCGAGATCGCCAGAATGCTGGACATTCCAGTGGTGACTCTGGAGCTTGTCGATCCACGGTTCTACCACCTGGACACCGCACTCGCCGTGCTGGATCCACAGACAGTGGCGTACTACCCGCCGGCATTCAGCGAGGCCTCCCGAGCGCGACTGCGGTGCATGTACCCCAATGCCATCATCGCCAGTTCCACCGACGCCTACGTCCTCGGCATGAACGCGGTCTCCGACGGTCGCCACGTCATGCTGCCCGCCGCGGCGACCGGGTTCGCCGAACAGCTCCGCGACTCCGGGTTCGAACCGATCGGCATCGATCTTTCCGAACTCCTCAAGGGTGGCGGATCGGTCAAATGCTGCACACTGGAGCTGCACTCGTGA
- the rocD gene encoding ornithine--oxo-acid transaminase — translation MSPDSYKSAEYIELAEQYGAHNYAPLPVVAHRAEGAWIEDVDGKRYLDCLAAYSAVNFGHGNPEILATSHAQLDTVTLVSRAFHSDRLGRFCRDLARLCGKGMVLPMNTGAEAVESGIKVARKWGTDVKGVPVDQANIVVAHNNFHGRTISIVSFSSDETARGGFGPFTPGFRIVPFGDAAALERAIDGNTVAVLLEPVQGEAGIVIPPDDYLPAVRALCTENNVLFIADEIQAGLARTGRMFACDHWNVVPDVYLLGKALGGGVVPVSAVVADADVLGVLHPGEHGSTFGGNPLGAAIGSTVVAILERGEFQRRASVLGRHLRTRLDALIGHGVTEVRSLGLWAGVDIDPNLATGRQIGLRMAEFGVLVKDTHGATLRFAPPLVITEGEIDWAVDQFADALASFR, via the coding sequence ATGTCGCCCGATTCATACAAGAGCGCTGAGTACATCGAGTTGGCCGAGCAATACGGCGCGCACAACTATGCGCCACTACCGGTCGTCGCCCACCGGGCCGAGGGCGCGTGGATCGAGGATGTGGACGGTAAGCGATACCTGGACTGTCTGGCCGCCTACTCGGCCGTGAACTTCGGCCACGGGAATCCCGAAATCCTCGCGACCTCGCACGCCCAGCTCGACACGGTGACACTGGTGAGCCGGGCGTTTCATTCGGATCGCCTCGGTAGGTTCTGCCGCGACCTCGCCCGGCTCTGCGGCAAGGGCATGGTGCTGCCGATGAACACCGGGGCCGAGGCCGTCGAGAGCGGTATCAAGGTGGCCCGTAAATGGGGCACCGACGTCAAGGGCGTGCCGGTGGATCAGGCCAATATCGTGGTGGCACACAATAACTTCCACGGTCGAACCATCAGCATCGTGAGCTTCTCCTCCGATGAGACCGCGCGCGGCGGATTCGGACCGTTCACTCCCGGATTCCGCATCGTGCCATTCGGCGATGCCGCCGCCCTGGAGCGGGCGATCGACGGCAACACCGTCGCCGTCCTGCTGGAGCCCGTTCAGGGCGAGGCCGGCATCGTCATCCCGCCGGACGACTACCTGCCCGCCGTCCGCGCACTGTGCACCGAGAACAATGTTCTGTTCATCGCCGACGAAATCCAGGCGGGTCTCGCCCGCACCGGACGAATGTTTGCCTGCGACCACTGGAACGTTGTTCCCGACGTCTATCTGTTGGGCAAGGCACTCGGTGGTGGCGTGGTTCCCGTCTCGGCGGTAGTAGCCGATGCCGATGTGCTCGGCGTGCTGCATCCCGGCGAGCACGGCTCCACCTTCGGTGGAAATCCTTTGGGCGCAGCCATCGGATCTACCGTTGTGGCAATCCTTGAACGCGGCGAATTCCAGCGCCGGGCTTCCGTTCTGGGGCGGCACCTACGCACCCGCCTAGATGCTCTGATCGGCCACGGCGTCACCGAGGTACGCTCGCTAGGGCTGTGGGCAGGAGTCGACATAGACCCGAATCTGGCAACGGGAAGACAAATCGGTCTGCGCATGGCAGAGTTTGGCGTCTTAGTGAAGGACACGCACGGTGCGACGCTCCGGTTCGCGCCACCCCTTGTCATCACCGAGGGCGAAATCGATTGGGCGGTAGACCAGTTCGCTGATGCGCTGGCCAGCTTCCGGTAG
- a CDS encoding APC family permease, with amino-acid sequence MAPSSPSLAQQLLRRRPTSGAPTAHGAGGHLKQSMGTFQLTMIGVGATVGTGIFFILAESVPKAGPAVMASFLVAGLAAGLAALCYAELASAVPVSGSSFSYAYTTLGELAAMVVAACLLLEYGVSAAAVAVGWSQYLDKLLVNLFGWHLPHAISAAPWDSADPAAPHPWLNLPAVLLIIMCAILLIRGTSESALVNTVMVLLKLAVLSVFAIIAFTAFHAGNFSDFAPFGVSGIGAAAGTIFFTYVGLDTVSTAGEEVKDPQRTMPRALIAALLIVTAFYLVVALAALGAQPWKEFEGQSAGLALILDKVTGSTSASTFLAAGAVISIFSITLVSMYGQTRILFAIGRDGLLPSVFAQVNPRTLTPVNNTIIVAVVVGFMAAFVPLDSLANMVSIGTLTAFIVVSIGVIILRVREPELPRAFRVPGYPVTPVLSVIACGYILFSLPWITWIAFGAWVAIVLVFYLVWGRHHSALNDLPSDPAELSEKEPV; translated from the coding sequence ATGGCACCTTCGTCACCCAGCCTTGCCCAGCAACTGCTGCGGCGCCGTCCGACCTCGGGTGCTCCCACCGCCCACGGCGCCGGAGGGCACCTCAAGCAGTCGATGGGAACCTTCCAGCTGACCATGATCGGTGTCGGTGCCACGGTGGGCACCGGTATCTTCTTCATCCTCGCCGAATCAGTGCCCAAGGCGGGTCCTGCGGTGATGGCCTCGTTCCTGGTCGCCGGCCTCGCCGCCGGACTAGCCGCACTCTGTTACGCCGAGCTAGCCTCCGCAGTACCGGTATCGGGTTCCTCGTTCTCCTACGCCTACACAACCTTGGGTGAGCTGGCGGCGATGGTAGTGGCAGCCTGCCTGCTGTTGGAATATGGGGTGTCGGCCGCGGCGGTCGCCGTCGGCTGGAGCCAGTACCTTGACAAGCTCTTGGTCAATCTCTTCGGATGGCATCTGCCGCATGCGATCAGCGCCGCGCCTTGGGACAGCGCCGATCCCGCGGCACCGCATCCCTGGCTCAATCTTCCCGCGGTCCTGCTCATCATCATGTGCGCAATCCTGCTCATTCGCGGCACCAGCGAATCCGCGCTGGTCAACACCGTCATGGTGCTGCTTAAACTCGCCGTCCTTTCCGTGTTCGCGATCATCGCGTTCACCGCATTCCACGCCGGCAACTTCTCCGACTTCGCACCGTTCGGGGTCAGTGGGATCGGGGCCGCGGCGGGGACGATCTTCTTCACCTATGTGGGGCTCGATACGGTGTCCACTGCGGGGGAGGAAGTGAAGGATCCGCAGCGGACCATGCCGCGCGCGCTGATCGCAGCCCTGCTCATCGTCACTGCCTTCTACCTCGTCGTCGCGCTCGCCGCGCTGGGTGCGCAACCCTGGAAAGAGTTCGAGGGGCAGTCCGCCGGCCTGGCCCTGATTTTGGACAAGGTCACCGGAAGCACCTCTGCCAGTACATTCCTCGCGGCGGGCGCGGTGATTTCGATTTTCTCGATCACCCTGGTCTCGATGTACGGCCAGACACGCATTCTCTTCGCGATCGGCCGCGACGGCCTGCTCCCGTCGGTCTTCGCACAGGTCAACCCCCGCACGCTGACCCCGGTGAACAACACGATCATCGTCGCCGTGGTGGTGGGCTTCATGGCCGCCTTCGTACCCCTGGACAGCCTGGCGAACATGGTGTCGATCGGAACACTTACCGCCTTCATCGTCGTATCGATCGGCGTCATCATCCTGCGGGTGCGTGAACCCGAGTTGCCGCGCGCCTTCCGTGTTCCGGGCTATCCGGTGACTCCTGTCCTGTCCGTCATCGCCTGCGGGTACATCCTGTTCAGCCTGCCCTGGATCACCTGGATTGCCTTCGGCGCCTGGGTTGCCATCGTGCTGGTGTTCTATTTGGTGTGGGGCCGGCACCACAGCGCGCTGAACGACCTGCCCAGCGACCCAGCAGAATTATCGGAGAAGGAACCGGTATGA
- a CDS encoding universal stress protein — MTVVVGYLSGKGGKGALHLAVESARVLETSLTVTTVVPKPWTTLSKAKIDAEYAQWAQKLSDDSKSEATAYLEKIGAGIDVTFHNVAHRSVSGGLLEAVEASDADVLVVGSASEGRLGQVVLGSTGDRLLHSSPVPLAISPRGYRGSRAGTVSRVTCGYPGTEDAVDVVQQAVRLTQRLHAPLRVVTFAVRGRTMLTAGVGPEAEDAVLASWVTQSEEALSELRQAGIVTADVELKVVTGDTWDDALDNAEWNDGELLVLGSRPHSAVARVFLGSRATKIVRHSPVPVVVMPG, encoded by the coding sequence ATGACCGTCGTCGTCGGATACCTTTCGGGCAAGGGCGGCAAGGGCGCCCTGCACCTGGCGGTCGAATCTGCTCGTGTACTGGAAACCTCGCTCACTGTCACCACCGTGGTACCGAAGCCGTGGACCACATTGTCCAAGGCCAAGATCGACGCCGAGTACGCACAATGGGCACAGAAGCTTTCCGACGATTCCAAGTCCGAGGCCACTGCCTACCTTGAAAAGATCGGTGCCGGAATCGATGTCACCTTCCACAATGTGGCGCACCGCTCGGTGTCCGGCGGCCTGCTGGAGGCTGTCGAAGCATCCGATGCCGACGTGCTAGTCGTCGGCTCGGCTTCCGAGGGACGCCTGGGGCAAGTGGTTCTGGGATCCACCGGAGACCGGCTGCTGCACTCCTCCCCGGTCCCGCTGGCCATCAGCCCGCGTGGCTACCGCGGGTCGAGGGCCGGTACCGTCAGCCGGGTCACGTGTGGATATCCCGGCACAGAAGATGCGGTCGACGTTGTGCAACAAGCAGTTCGGCTGACCCAGCGCCTACATGCGCCGCTGCGCGTGGTCACCTTCGCGGTACGTGGGCGCACCATGCTCACCGCCGGCGTCGGTCCCGAAGCCGAGGATGCGGTGCTCGCAAGCTGGGTCACCCAGTCCGAGGAAGCATTGTCGGAACTGCGCCAAGCCGGCATCGTCACGGCCGATGTGGAGCTGAAGGTCGTCACCGGCGATACCTGGGATGACGCGCTGGACAACGCCGAATGGAACGATGGCGAGCTGTTGGTTCTCGGCAGCCGGCCACACAGCGCCGTGGCCCGCGTCTTCCTGGGGTCCCGTGCGACGAAGATCGTCAGGCACAGCCCGGTCCCTGTCGTGGTGATGCCGGGCTAG
- a CDS encoding mycofactocin-coupled SDR family oxidoreductase: MADQPLAGKVAFVTGAARGQGRQHAVRLAQAGADVVAIDACAPVSEYAGYEAATPEDLKETVRLVEAAGRKIIAEQADVRNGAALQSVVEEAVAQFGHIDILIANAGVLSWGRLWEMSDQQWEDIIDTNLTGTWKTVKAVVPTMIEAGNGGSIVIVSSVSGLKGTPGNGAYVASKFGLTGLTKSLTIELAEYGIRVNSIHPYGVTTPMITGDAMMKILAEHPNYLPSIAPMPLSPTKMLEPDEISDVVLWLASDASGTLAGAQVPVDKGHLTY, encoded by the coding sequence ATGGCGGATCAGCCCCTGGCCGGAAAAGTGGCCTTTGTAACCGGTGCGGCTCGTGGACAGGGACGGCAGCACGCCGTGCGGCTGGCTCAAGCCGGCGCGGACGTCGTCGCGATCGACGCCTGCGCTCCCGTATCGGAGTACGCCGGATACGAGGCGGCGACACCCGAAGACCTCAAGGAAACCGTCAGGCTCGTCGAGGCGGCCGGGCGCAAGATCATCGCTGAGCAGGCCGATGTCCGAAACGGGGCCGCGCTGCAGAGCGTGGTCGAGGAAGCGGTCGCACAGTTCGGCCACATCGATATCCTGATCGCCAACGCCGGAGTGCTCAGCTGGGGCCGACTATGGGAGATGTCGGACCAGCAGTGGGAAGACATCATCGACACCAACCTCACTGGTACCTGGAAGACCGTGAAAGCCGTTGTGCCCACGATGATCGAGGCCGGAAACGGCGGCTCGATCGTCATCGTGAGTTCGGTGTCCGGACTCAAGGGGACGCCGGGCAACGGCGCCTATGTCGCCTCGAAATTCGGCCTCACCGGTCTCACCAAGTCGTTGACGATCGAACTCGCCGAATACGGCATCCGGGTCAACTCGATCCATCCGTACGGGGTGACCACTCCGATGATCACCGGTGACGCCATGATGAAGATTCTCGCCGAGCATCCCAACTATCTGCCCAGTATTGCGCCAATGCCGTTGTCACCCACCAAGATGCTCGAACCGGATGAGATCTCCGATGTGGTGCTGTGGCTGGCCAGCGACGCGTCGGGCACGCTGGCCGGTGCCCAGGTACCAGTGGACAAGGGACACCTGACGTACTGA
- a CDS encoding membrane protein, with translation MNVVARFLKILAFSLLCGIVGPIFIVMYYVIDEPATSWMLYSGIGITIGIVVLAFVLTLLFTKNEEARKLLEANGILALADVMAANETGMTVNDQPVIKLTLQVHGDGISPFRAETRARVSVLQVPTLSRGKLVVLVAPGTEQFQIDWQRSALLNGQVPAKFTSSSQGREYDLTGQAGPLFEIMKVLKANGIGSDGVIDIRSNPVARQQIDAILRKTEAGERSMGAETGNGGSVADRLAELDRLKLASLISEAEYGDKRTEILRDL, from the coding sequence ATGAACGTGGTCGCGCGCTTCCTCAAAATCCTGGCCTTTTCGCTGCTGTGCGGGATCGTCGGGCCGATTTTCATCGTGATGTATTACGTGATCGACGAACCTGCGACGAGCTGGATGTTGTACAGCGGTATCGGCATCACCATCGGGATCGTGGTTTTGGCTTTCGTGTTGACGCTGCTCTTCACCAAGAACGAGGAGGCGCGCAAGTTGTTGGAGGCCAACGGCATTCTCGCGCTTGCCGATGTGATGGCCGCCAATGAAACGGGAATGACCGTCAATGATCAGCCGGTGATCAAGCTGACGCTGCAGGTGCACGGGGACGGGATCAGCCCGTTCCGCGCCGAGACGCGGGCCCGGGTATCGGTACTGCAGGTGCCGACCCTCTCGCGCGGAAAGCTGGTCGTACTCGTAGCTCCTGGCACCGAGCAATTTCAGATCGATTGGCAGCGCAGCGCATTGCTCAATGGACAGGTGCCGGCCAAGTTCACCAGCTCGTCCCAGGGGCGTGAGTACGACCTCACCGGGCAGGCGGGCCCGCTCTTCGAGATCATGAAGGTGCTCAAGGCCAACGGCATCGGCAGCGATGGTGTGATCGACATCCGATCGAATCCGGTTGCCCGTCAACAGATCGATGCGATTCTGCGGAAAACCGAGGCGGGCGAGCGATCGATGGGTGCCGAGACGGGTAACGGTGGTTCGGTGGCCGACCGGCTTGCGGAGCTCGATCGGCTCAAGCTGGCATCGCTGATATCCGAGGCCGAGTACGGCGACAAGCGCACGGAGATCCTGCGCGATCTCTAG